The Burkholderiales bacterium genomic sequence AACTCGGATTGGCGCCGTCGCTCACCTGTTTTGCGTCTACCGCCACGACGATGCATTGCGAGCCGAAGCGGCTGCTGGCATCCGCCACCAGCTGGGGATTTTCTACCGCCGCGGTGTTGATGCTCACCTTATCCGCTCCCGCATTCAGCAGGCTCCTCACATCCGCCACCGAGCGCACTCCGCCGCCGACGGTGAGCGGGATAAACACCTGCGTCGCCACCGCTTCGATCATGGAAAAAATCAGGCCGCGGGAATCGGAGCTCGCGGTGATGTCGAGAAAGGCGAGCTCGTCCGCGCCCTGTTCGTCGTAGCTGCGCGCAATTTCCACCGGATCGCCCGCATCGCGCAAGCCCACGAAATTAACGCCTTTGACCACGCGGCCGCCGGTGACATCGAGGCAGGGAATGATACGTTTCGCGAGGCCCATAAATCAGTTTTCCACCGCAGAGGCGCGGAAACGCAGAAAAACCAAAGTCAGGGCAAGCCTTTTACTTAAAATTCTCAGCGCCTTTGCGTCTCCGCGGTTCAAGGCTTCGCTTTCGAGCCGAGTTTGTCGGCAAGCTTCTGCGCTTCGGCGAAATTGAGCGTGCCTTGGTAGATGGCACGGCCGGTAATCGCGCCCATGATACCTTCGGCTTCGACCTTGCACAGCGCCTTCACGTCGTCGAGGCTGTTGATGCCGCCGCTGGCAATCACCGGCGCGGTAAGCTCGCGCGCCAGGCTGACCGTGGCCTCGATGTTGACGCCGTTTAGCATGCCGTCGCGGCCGATGTCGGTGTAAATCACCGCTTCCACGCCGTAGTCCTCGAACTTTTTGGCGAGGTCCACCACGTCGTGGCCGGTCATTTTCGACCAGCCGTCCACTGCGACTCTGCCGCCCTTGGCGTCCAGGCTGACCATGATGTGGCCGGGAAAAGCGGTGCAGGCCTCGTGCAGGAAACCGGGGGTTTTCACCGCGGCGGTGCCGATAATGACATAACTGATGCCGTCGTCGAGGTAGCGCTCGATGGTTTCCAGATCGCGGATGCCTCCACCCAGCTGCACCGGGATTTCACCCCCCACCGCAGCAATGATTTGCTTGATCACGGCCTCGTTCTTGGGCTTCCCTGCAAACGCGCCGTTCAAGTCCACGATGTGCAGGCGCCGCGCGCCCTGCTCCGCCCATTTTTTCGCCTGGCTTGCCGGGTCATCGGAAAACACCGTGATTTTTTGCATCGAGCCCTGCTCGAGGCGCACACATTGCCCGTCTTTCAAATCAATCGCAGGAATGATCAGCATTGCTTGGAACGGAAAATCAAGCGGGGTGAACTAAACGTAGGTTGGCCGAGCTGCGGATTTCACGCTTAAATGATACAACACAAACCGGCGTTGTGTGGAACGCATCAATTATTCCAGTTTATAAAGTTGGCGAGCAGTTGCAAACCCGCGGCCTGGCTTTTTTCAG encodes the following:
- the hisF gene encoding imidazole glycerol phosphate synthase subunit HisF, whose protein sequence is MGLAKRIIPCLDVTGGRVVKGVNFVGLRDAGDPVEIARSYDEQGADELAFLDITASSDSRGLIFSMIEAVATQVFIPLTVGGGVRSVADVRSLLNAGADKVSINTAAVENPQLVADASSRFGSQCIVVAVDAKQVSDGANPSWEIYTHGGRRARGFNAVEWARRMQALGAGEILLTSMDRDGTRNGFDLALTRAICDAVDIPVIASGGVGNLQHLVDGVLQGGADAVLAASIFHYGEFTVREAKEYMARHHIEVRL
- the hisA gene encoding 1-(5-phosphoribosyl)-5-[(5-phosphoribosylamino)methylideneamino]imidazole-4-carboxamide isomerase — encoded protein: MLIIPAIDLKDGQCVRLEQGSMQKITVFSDDPASQAKKWAEQGARRLHIVDLNGAFAGKPKNEAVIKQIIAAVGGEIPVQLGGGIRDLETIERYLDDGISYVIIGTAAVKTPGFLHEACTAFPGHIMVSLDAKGGRVAVDGWSKMTGHDVVDLAKKFEDYGVEAVIYTDIGRDGMLNGVNIEATVSLARELTAPVIASGGINSLDDVKALCKVEAEGIMGAITGRAIYQGTLNFAEAQKLADKLGSKAKP